A genome region from Crossiella equi includes the following:
- the lpdA gene encoding dihydrolipoyl dehydrogenase produces the protein MTDTSADLVILGGGSGGYACALRASQLGLSVILVEKDKLGGTCLHRGCIPTKALLHAAEVADSARESDQFGVKASLEGIDIAGVNSYKDGVVNGLYKGLTGMFKSRKGVTVVEGAGTFQAPNTVVVDGKSYTGKNVVLATGSYARSLPGLEIGGRVLTSDQALNLNFVPEKVVVLGGGVIGVEFASVWRSFGAEVTIVEALPRLVPAEDEFCSKQIERSFRRRGIKFKTGVRFTGATQTDSSVSVTLESGEVLDADVLLVAVGRGPNSAGHGYEEAGVKMERGFVLTDEYLRTNLPNVYAVGDLVPGLQLAHRGFQQGILIAEQIAGLNPKPIDEAGIPRVTYCEPEVASVGLTEAQAKEKYGSVETVTYDLAGNGKSQILKTKGAIKLVKATDGPVVGLHMVGSRVGELIGEAQLIYNWEAYADDVAPLVHAHPTQNEALGEAHLALAGKPLHAHG, from the coding sequence GTGACCGACACCTCCGCCGACCTCGTGATCCTTGGCGGCGGCTCGGGCGGCTACGCCTGCGCTCTGCGCGCGAGCCAGCTCGGCCTGTCCGTGATCCTGGTCGAGAAGGACAAGCTCGGTGGCACCTGCCTGCACCGCGGCTGCATCCCGACCAAGGCTCTGCTGCACGCGGCTGAGGTGGCCGACAGCGCCCGCGAGTCCGACCAGTTCGGTGTGAAGGCCTCCCTGGAGGGCATCGACATCGCCGGGGTCAACTCCTACAAGGACGGCGTGGTCAACGGCCTCTACAAGGGCCTGACCGGCATGTTCAAGTCGCGCAAGGGCGTCACCGTCGTCGAGGGCGCGGGCACCTTCCAGGCCCCGAACACCGTCGTGGTCGACGGCAAGAGCTACACCGGCAAGAACGTGGTGCTCGCCACCGGCTCCTACGCCCGCTCGCTGCCCGGCCTCGAGATCGGCGGCCGCGTGCTCACCAGCGACCAGGCCCTCAACCTCAACTTCGTGCCGGAGAAGGTCGTCGTGCTCGGCGGCGGCGTCATCGGCGTGGAGTTCGCCTCCGTGTGGCGCTCCTTCGGCGCCGAGGTCACCATCGTGGAGGCCCTGCCCCGCCTGGTGCCGGCCGAGGACGAGTTCTGCTCCAAGCAGATCGAGCGCTCCTTCCGCCGTCGCGGCATCAAGTTCAAGACCGGCGTGCGCTTCACCGGCGCCACCCAGACCGACTCCTCGGTGTCGGTCACCCTGGAGTCCGGTGAGGTCCTCGACGCGGACGTGCTGCTCGTCGCGGTCGGCCGCGGCCCGAACAGCGCGGGCCACGGCTACGAGGAGGCCGGGGTCAAGATGGAGCGCGGCTTCGTCCTCACCGACGAGTACCTGCGCACCAACCTGCCGAACGTCTACGCCGTCGGCGACCTGGTGCCGGGCCTGCAGCTGGCCCACCGCGGCTTCCAGCAGGGCATCCTGATCGCCGAGCAGATCGCCGGGCTCAACCCGAAGCCGATCGACGAGGCGGGCATCCCCCGCGTCACCTACTGCGAGCCCGAGGTCGCCTCGGTCGGCCTCACCGAGGCCCAGGCCAAGGAGAAGTACGGTTCCGTCGAGACCGTCACCTACGACCTCGCGGGCAACGGCAAGAGCCAGATCCTCAAGACCAAGGGCGCCATCAAGCTCGTGAAGGCCACCGATGGTCCCGTCGTCGGTCTGCACATGGTCGGCTCGCGTGTCGGCGAACTCATCGGCGAGGCGCAGCTGATCTACAACTGGGAGGCCTACGCTGACGACGTGGCCCCCCTGGTGCACGCGCACCCCACCCAGAACGAAGCCCTCGGCGAGGCCCACCTCGCCCTGGCCGGCAAGCCGCTGCACGCGCACGGCTGA
- the sucB gene encoding 2-oxoglutarate dehydrogenase, E2 component, dihydrolipoamide succinyltransferase, which translates to MAFSVQMPALGESVTEGTVTRWLKQVGDTVEVDEPLLEVSTDKVDTEIPSPAAGVLQRIVVNEDETVDVGAELAVIGDGAEGDSAPAATQPTAAPSEQPAPEPEPAQQQAPAPQQESAPAPAPSGGGSAQGTPVPMPALGESVTEGTVTRWLKQVGDTVDVDEPLLEVSTDKVDTEIPSPVAGTLLEINVGEDETVDVGAQLAVIGSGSPAPAAAPAPAPAPAPAPAPAPQQAAPAPAPAPAPAPAPAAAPASAPAAEENGSNGDAPYVTPLVRKLAAEHKVDLNALKGSGVGGRIRKQDVLAAVEEAKAAAAKPAPAPAAAPAASAPKAAAPSSTPESELRGKTVKMTRPRQVIARRMVESLQTSAQLTTVVEVDVTKIARLRAKAKGAFEAREGVKLSFLPFFAKAAVEALKQHPKLNASINAETNEVTYHGAEHLVIAVDTEKGLMVPVIHDAGDLNIAGLARKIADVADRTRRNKITPDELSGGTFTLTNTGSRGALFDTPIINQPQVGILGTGGVVKRAVVVTDDAGGDTIAIRSMVYLALSYDHRLVDGADAARFLTAVKHRLEEAEFEADLGL; encoded by the coding sequence ATGGCCTTCTCCGTCCAGATGCCGGCGCTCGGCGAGAGCGTCACGGAGGGCACTGTCACCCGGTGGCTGAAGCAGGTCGGCGACACCGTCGAGGTTGACGAGCCCTTGCTCGAAGTGTCCACCGACAAGGTGGACACCGAGATCCCGTCCCCGGCCGCCGGTGTGCTGCAGCGCATCGTCGTCAACGAGGACGAGACCGTGGACGTCGGCGCCGAGCTGGCGGTCATCGGCGACGGCGCCGAGGGCGACTCCGCCCCGGCCGCCACCCAGCCGACGGCAGCCCCCAGCGAGCAGCCCGCTCCGGAGCCCGAGCCCGCCCAGCAGCAGGCCCCGGCCCCGCAGCAGGAGTCCGCTCCCGCCCCGGCGCCGTCCGGCGGCGGTTCCGCGCAGGGCACCCCGGTGCCCATGCCGGCGCTCGGCGAGTCCGTCACCGAGGGCACCGTGACCCGGTGGCTCAAGCAGGTCGGCGACACCGTCGACGTGGACGAGCCGCTGCTCGAGGTCTCCACCGACAAGGTCGACACCGAGATCCCCTCGCCCGTCGCGGGGACCCTGCTGGAGATCAACGTCGGCGAGGACGAGACGGTCGACGTCGGCGCCCAGCTGGCCGTGATCGGCAGCGGTTCCCCGGCGCCCGCGGCGGCCCCGGCGCCCGCCCCGGCCCCGGCTCCCGCTCCGGCCCCCGCGCCGCAGCAGGCCGCCCCGGCCCCGGCTCCGGCACCTGCCCCCGCTCCGGCCCCCGCCGCGGCTCCGGCCTCGGCACCGGCCGCCGAGGAGAACGGCAGCAACGGTGACGCCCCGTACGTCACCCCGCTGGTGCGCAAGCTCGCCGCGGAGCACAAGGTCGACCTGAACGCCCTCAAGGGCTCCGGTGTCGGCGGCCGCATCCGCAAGCAGGACGTGCTCGCCGCCGTCGAGGAGGCCAAGGCCGCCGCGGCCAAGCCCGCCCCGGCTCCGGCCGCCGCGCCCGCCGCCTCGGCCCCGAAGGCCGCCGCCCCGTCCTCCACCCCGGAGTCGGAGCTGCGCGGCAAGACGGTGAAGATGACCCGGCCGCGCCAGGTCATCGCCCGCCGCATGGTGGAGTCGCTGCAGACCTCCGCCCAGCTCACCACGGTGGTCGAGGTGGACGTCACCAAGATCGCCCGCCTGCGCGCGAAGGCGAAGGGCGCGTTCGAGGCCCGCGAGGGCGTCAAGCTGTCCTTCCTGCCCTTCTTCGCCAAGGCCGCGGTCGAGGCCCTCAAGCAGCACCCGAAGCTGAACGCCTCGATCAACGCCGAGACCAACGAGGTCACCTACCACGGTGCCGAGCACCTGGTGATCGCCGTGGACACCGAGAAGGGCCTGATGGTCCCGGTCATCCACGACGCCGGTGACCTCAACATCGCCGGGCTGGCCCGCAAGATCGCGGACGTGGCGGACCGCACCCGCCGCAACAAGATCACGCCGGACGAGCTCAGCGGCGGCACCTTCACGCTGACCAACACCGGCAGCCGCGGCGCCCTGTTCGACACGCCGATCATCAACCAGCCGCAGGTCGGCATCCTGGGCACCGGTGGTGTGGTCAAGCGCGCCGTGGTCGTCACCGACGACGCGGGCGGCGACACCATCGCCATCCGATCCATGGTCTACCTGGCCCTGTCCTACGACCACCGCCTGGTGGACGGCGCGGACGCGGCCCGCTTCCTCACCGCGGTCAAGCACCGCCTCGAGGAGGCCGAGTTCGAGGCCGACCTGGGCCTCTGA
- a CDS encoding TIGR01777 family oxidoreductase, with protein sequence MRVVVAGSSGLIGSALVSELRENGHEVVRLVRRAPSARDERRWDPSSGAFQDGALDGAEAVVNLGGVGIGDKRWTEERKRELLSSRTGPTRVLAEAVARHRIPLLVNGSAVGYYGDTGAREVDETAESGEGFLAELCRRWEAATEPAERHGARVVRVRTGLVLSRHGGLLGRLRPLFSFLLGGRLGSGAQYMPWISLDDEVGAIRFALEHSQVSGPVNLTGPAPATNAEFTRELGEALGRPAPWVVPEFALKLVLGGETAQEMALIGQRAVPGVLRRHGYAFQHPTLALALAAAVPGAEPTA encoded by the coding sequence ATGCGAGTGGTGGTCGCCGGTTCCTCCGGCTTGATCGGCAGCGCCCTGGTCAGCGAGCTCCGGGAGAACGGCCACGAGGTCGTCCGCCTGGTCCGGCGGGCACCCTCCGCCCGGGACGAGCGCCGCTGGGACCCGTCGAGCGGCGCCTTCCAGGACGGTGCGCTCGACGGCGCGGAGGCCGTGGTCAACCTGGGCGGGGTGGGCATCGGCGACAAGCGCTGGACCGAGGAGCGCAAGCGCGAGCTGCTTTCCAGCCGCACCGGGCCCACCCGGGTGCTGGCCGAAGCCGTCGCCCGCCACCGGATCCCGCTGCTGGTCAACGGCTCCGCGGTCGGCTACTACGGCGACACCGGGGCCCGCGAGGTCGACGAGACCGCCGAGTCCGGCGAGGGCTTCCTGGCCGAGCTGTGCCGCCGCTGGGAGGCGGCCACCGAACCCGCCGAGCGGCACGGCGCGCGGGTGGTGCGGGTGCGCACCGGCCTGGTGCTGTCCCGGCACGGCGGGCTGCTCGGCCGCCTGCGCCCGCTGTTCTCCTTCCTGCTGGGCGGTCGGCTCGGCTCGGGCGCGCAGTACATGCCGTGGATCTCCCTGGACGACGAGGTCGGCGCGATCCGGTTCGCCCTGGAGCACAGCCAGGTCAGCGGCCCGGTCAACCTCACCGGCCCGGCACCGGCCACCAACGCCGAGTTCACCCGCGAGCTCGGCGAGGCCCTGGGCCGCCCGGCGCCGTGGGTAGTGCCGGAGTTCGCGCTCAAGCTCGTCCTCGGCGGCGAGACCGCCCAGGAGATGGCCCTGATCGGGCAGCGCGCGGTGCCCGGTGTGCTGCGCCGCCACGGCTACGCCTTCCAGCACCCGACGCTGGCGCTGGCGCTGGCCGCCGCCGTACCGGGGGCCGAACCCACGGCGTAG
- the lipB gene encoding lipoyl(octanoyl) transferase LipB, which translates to MNRSQHSCRESGEPVQVRHLGSIDYLQAWDLQREVLDARADGTGPDTLLLLEHPSVYTAGKRTQPEDRPTDGTPVVEVDRGGKITWHGPGQLVGYPIVKLTDPVDVVDYVRRVEEGLIKVCRDYGLPAGRVEGRSGVWLPADETRIERKIAAIGIRVQRGVTMHGFEINCDADLGFFERIIPCGIADAGVTSLTAELGRPVPVAEVEPLAQAAVLAALEGELPVTECWLPRPELSAPGINFALPN; encoded by the coding sequence GTGAACCGCAGCCAGCACTCCTGCCGCGAGTCCGGCGAGCCCGTACAGGTCCGCCACCTCGGCAGCATCGACTACCTGCAGGCCTGGGACCTCCAGCGGGAGGTCCTCGACGCCCGGGCCGACGGCACCGGCCCGGACACCCTCCTGCTGCTGGAGCACCCGTCCGTCTACACCGCGGGCAAGCGCACCCAGCCCGAGGACCGGCCCACCGACGGCACCCCCGTGGTCGAGGTCGACCGGGGCGGCAAGATCACCTGGCACGGGCCGGGGCAGCTGGTCGGCTACCCGATCGTCAAGCTCACCGACCCGGTCGACGTGGTCGACTACGTGCGCCGCGTCGAGGAGGGTCTGATCAAGGTCTGCCGCGACTACGGCCTGCCCGCCGGTCGGGTGGAGGGGCGCAGCGGCGTGTGGCTGCCCGCCGACGAGACCCGCATCGAGCGCAAGATCGCGGCCATCGGCATCCGCGTGCAGCGCGGGGTCACCATGCACGGCTTCGAGATCAACTGCGACGCCGACCTGGGCTTCTTCGAGCGCATCATCCCGTGTGGCATCGCCGACGCGGGCGTCACCTCGCTGACCGCCGAGCTGGGCCGCCCGGTCCCGGTCGCCGAGGTCGAGCCGCTGGCCCAGGCCGCCGTGCTGGCCGCCCTGGAGGGTGAGCTGCCGGTCACCGAGTGCTGGCTGCCGAGGCCGGAGCTGAGCGCTCCCGGCATCAACTTCGCTCTCCCCAACTGA